ACCGGAAGGTAATCTTACATAACCGTAGTTGCCTTCTTTTGCCATAAGTTGTGCTTGACCTCCGGCAGAACGAACTAATTGCCCACCTTTACCGATTTTAAGCTCAATGTTATGGATAATAGTACCTACTGGAATATTTCTCAATGGTAGGGCATTACCTACTTTAATATCTGCATTAGGTCCAGAGATAACAGTATCCCCTACTTTTAAGCCTAGTGGAGCAATAATATATCTCTTTTCACCGTCAGCATAGTGTAATAAAGCTATATTTGCAGTACGATTTGGATCATATTCAATAGTAGCTACCTTTGCAGGTATATCTATTTTATTTCTTTTGAAGTCAATGATACGGTATTGTCTTTTATGTCCACCACCTTGATGGCGAACAGTTAGTCTACCTTGTGCATTTCTTCCCGCTTTTTTCTTGAGGGGTACCAGCAATGACTTTTCAGGGGTTGAAGTAGTAATTTCTTCAAAAGCAGAAACAGTCATAAACCTTCTCCCTGGGGAAGTTGGTTTAAACTTTTTGATAGCCACAATAATTCCCTCCTTTACAAGAAGTCTTATTCAAAAATTTCAATAGGCTTAGACTCTTTAGTCAATTTAACTATAGCCTTTTTCCAATCTGGCCTATAGCCACTGTATTTGCCCATTCTTTTAAACTTACC
The window above is part of the Anaerobranca gottschalkii DSM 13577 genome. Proteins encoded here:
- the rplB gene encoding 50S ribosomal protein L2; protein product: MAIKKFKPTSPGRRFMTVSAFEEITTSTPEKSLLVPLKKKAGRNAQGRLTVRHQGGGHKRQYRIIDFKRNKIDIPAKVATIEYDPNRTANIALLHYADGEKRYIIAPLGLKVGDTVISGPNADIKVGNALPLRNIPVGTIIHNIELKIGKGGQLVRSAGGQAQLMAKEGNYGYVRLPSGEERLIHLDCYATIGRVGNTDHENISIGKAGRARWMGKRPVVRGVVMNPVDHPHGGGEGKAPIGRKSPVTPWGKPTLGYKTRKKNKASDKYIVKRRKK